One part of the Lysobacterales bacterium genome encodes these proteins:
- a CDS encoding adenylate kinase — translation MRLVLLGAPGSGKGTQATRLKEQLSVPHISTGDLLRAAVAAGTPLGLQAKAVMERGELVSDEIVLGMLEERFSKPDIARGFILDGYPRNLAQASALDALLHRLNLPVDVAVQLDVSTELLVQRIAGRAQAEGRADDTPEAVTNRLRVYSDQTAPVIDYYRERGRLVCVYGVGAMEEVSDRILGAIRSATADEA, via the coding sequence ATGCGACTCGTACTTCTCGGTGCGCCCGGCTCAGGCAAGGGCACACAGGCCACGCGGCTCAAAGAACAACTGAGCGTGCCGCACATCTCCACGGGCGACCTGCTGCGCGCTGCCGTGGCTGCCGGTACGCCGCTGGGCCTGCAGGCCAAGGCGGTGATGGAGCGCGGCGAGCTGGTCTCCGACGAGATCGTCCTCGGCATGCTGGAAGAGCGCTTCAGCAAGCCTGACATCGCCCGCGGCTTCATTCTCGATGGCTATCCGCGCAATCTGGCCCAGGCCAGCGCGCTGGACGCCCTGCTGCACCGTTTGAACCTGCCGGTCGACGTGGCGGTGCAGCTCGATGTCAGCACCGAGCTGCTGGTCCAGCGCATCGCTGGTCGCGCCCAGGCCGAGGGCCGCGCCGATGACACCCCCGAGGCGGTGACCAATCGCCTGCGCGTGTATTCGGACCAGACCGCGCCGGTCATCGACTACTACCGCGAGCGCGGCCGCCTGGTCTGCGTGTATGGCGTCGGCGCGATGGAGGAGGTCTCCGATCGCATCCTCGGCGCCATTCGCAGCGCCACGGCCGACGAAGCCTGA
- a CDS encoding ABC transporter ATP-binding protein — MPLVEIRELTKAYVRGSQRVEVLHGIHLDIAEGDFVALMGPSGSGKTTLLNLIGGIDSPTSGVLKVGGERIEEYSADELAAWRASTVGFIFQSYNLMPVLSAQKNVELPLLLTDFGASERAKRARIALQLVGLSDRGGHKPNELSGGQQQRVAIARALVSDPRLLICDEPTGDLDRKTADEVLRLLQRLNSEFGKTIIMVTHDPKAAEYARRTVHLDKGTLVSGSE, encoded by the coding sequence ATCCCGCTGGTCGAGATTCGCGAGCTCACCAAGGCCTATGTGCGCGGCAGCCAGCGCGTGGAAGTGCTGCACGGCATCCACCTGGACATCGCTGAGGGCGATTTCGTTGCCCTGATGGGCCCTTCGGGCTCCGGCAAGACCACCCTGCTCAACCTCATCGGCGGCATCGACTCGCCGACCTCGGGTGTGCTCAAGGTGGGCGGCGAGCGCATCGAGGAGTACAGCGCGGACGAGCTGGCCGCCTGGCGTGCCAGCACGGTCGGCTTCATCTTCCAGAGCTACAACCTGATGCCGGTACTGTCGGCCCAGAAAAACGTCGAACTGCCGCTGCTGCTGACCGATTTCGGCGCCAGCGAACGCGCCAAGCGCGCGCGCATCGCGCTGCAGCTGGTCGGTTTGTCCGACCGCGGCGGGCACAAGCCGAACGAGCTTTCCGGCGGCCAGCAGCAGCGCGTGGCGATCGCTCGCGCCCTGGTCTCGGACCCGCGCCTGTTGATCTGCGACGAACCCACCGGCGACCTCGACCGCAAGACCGCCGACGAGGTGCTGCGCCTGTTGCAGCGGCTGAACAGCGAATTCGGCAAGACCATCATCATGGTCACCCACGACCCCAAGGCCGCCGAGTACGCTCGCCGCACCGTGCATCTGGACAAGGGCACGCTGGTCAGCGGCAGCGAATAG
- a CDS encoding DUF998 domain-containing protein, which translates to MRTFALIGPLAFLLTAIAVQALHPSYDWRQAPLSFYLSGPHGAWLQWAYALLAAAISAQAWLSWRAERTGLWNTGALLLFLGGSVALVITAVYPGGSPAAAVPEFEHRLHLWSALLAFGLTGLGLLLRGALDWTRGERLFLPLAVLAVGCLLLHVGVRELPRGASQKLTIALYLLWLALHDWRAPTRSFRRRRGSV; encoded by the coding sequence CTGCGAACCTTCGCCCTGATCGGACCCTTGGCGTTTCTGCTCACTGCGATCGCCGTCCAGGCCCTGCACCCGAGCTACGACTGGCGGCAGGCACCGCTCTCGTTCTACCTGTCCGGCCCGCACGGTGCGTGGCTGCAGTGGGCCTATGCCCTGTTGGCGGCTGCGATCTCGGCGCAGGCCTGGCTCAGCTGGCGGGCGGAACGCACCGGCCTGTGGAACACCGGCGCCCTGCTGTTGTTCCTCGGCGGATCGGTCGCGCTGGTCATCACCGCGGTGTATCCGGGCGGCTCGCCGGCCGCTGCGGTACCCGAGTTCGAACATCGTCTGCATCTGTGGAGCGCGCTGCTGGCGTTCGGGCTGACCGGGCTCGGCCTGCTGCTGCGTGGCGCCTTGGACTGGACGCGCGGCGAACGTCTGTTCCTGCCCTTGGCCGTGCTTGCCGTGGGCTGTCTGCTGCTGCATGTGGGGGTGCGCGAGCTGCCGCGGGGGGCGAGCCAGAAGCTCACGATCGCGCTGTACCTGCTGTGGCTGGCGCTGCACGATTGGCGGGCGCCGACGCGGTCATTCCGCCGCCGGCGCGGCTCCGTCTGA
- the mpl gene encoding UDP-N-acetylmuramate:L-alanyl-gamma-D-glutamyl-meso-diaminopimelate ligase, whose product MKLHILGICGTFMGGVAALARELGHAVEGSDQNVYPPMSTQLEALGIALASGYRPEHIGADVDQVVVGNALSRGNPAVEAVLDAGRDYRSGAQWLAERVLRGRRVLAVAGTHGKTTTSSLLAYLLDCAGAEPGFLIGGVPENFGVSARIGGSPAFVVEADEYDTAFFDKRSKFVHYRPEIAILNNLEYDHADIFPDLAAIQRQFHHLVRTVPGRGRLIVNAEDAALAEVLAMGCWTPVTRFGIDVAADWQARLLKPEGSAFEVVQGGAVIGEVHWDLLGRHNVMNALAALAAVDAYGLDVRPLLPKLAGFVSVKRRLQKLGSPHGISVYDDFAHHPTAIRTTLAGLRAQVGAARILVAIEPRSNSMRLGAHAAEIAPSLTDADAVVFLHRPELAWDAAAVVGALRGEGHTVPTVDALLDRLAALAQPGDHVVFMSNGGFEGAPRRMVERLQG is encoded by the coding sequence ATGAAACTGCACATCCTCGGCATCTGCGGCACCTTCATGGGCGGCGTCGCCGCGCTGGCGCGCGAACTCGGCCATGCCGTCGAAGGTTCGGACCAGAACGTCTATCCGCCGATGAGCACCCAGCTCGAAGCGCTCGGCATTGCGCTCGCCAGCGGTTACCGGCCCGAACATATCGGCGCCGACGTCGACCAGGTGGTGGTCGGCAATGCGCTCTCGCGCGGCAACCCGGCGGTGGAAGCGGTGCTCGACGCCGGCCGCGACTACCGCTCCGGCGCGCAGTGGCTGGCCGAGCGCGTGCTGCGCGGCCGCCGCGTGCTGGCGGTGGCCGGCACCCACGGCAAGACCACCACCAGCTCGCTGCTGGCCTACCTGCTCGACTGCGCCGGCGCCGAACCAGGCTTCCTGATCGGCGGCGTGCCAGAGAACTTCGGCGTGTCCGCGCGCATCGGCGGGAGCCCGGCCTTCGTGGTCGAGGCCGACGAATACGACACCGCCTTCTTCGACAAGCGCTCGAAGTTCGTCCACTACCGGCCCGAGATCGCGATCCTCAACAACCTCGAGTACGACCACGCCGACATCTTTCCCGACCTGGCCGCGATCCAGCGCCAGTTCCACCACCTGGTGCGCACCGTGCCCGGGCGCGGCCGGCTGATCGTCAACGCCGAGGACGCGGCACTCGCCGAGGTGCTGGCGATGGGCTGCTGGACGCCGGTGACGCGCTTCGGCATTGACGTCGCGGCCGACTGGCAGGCGCGCCTCTTGAAGCCCGAGGGCAGCGCCTTCGAGGTGGTGCAGGGCGGCGCGGTGATCGGTGAAGTGCACTGGGACCTGCTCGGCCGGCACAACGTGATGAACGCGCTGGCCGCGCTGGCTGCCGTCGACGCTTACGGACTCGACGTGCGCCCGCTGCTGCCCAAGCTCGCGGGTTTCGTTTCCGTGAAGCGCCGCCTGCAGAAGCTCGGCAGCCCGCACGGCATCAGCGTCTACGACGACTTCGCCCACCATCCGACGGCGATCCGCACCACCCTTGCCGGCCTGCGCGCCCAGGTCGGTGCGGCGCGCATCCTGGTCGCGATCGAACCGCGCAGCAACTCCATGCGCCTGGGCGCACATGCGGCCGAAATCGCGCCGTCGCTCACTGACGCCGACGCCGTGGTCTTCCTGCACCGGCCGGAGCTCGCCTGGGATGCGGCCGCCGTGGTCGGCGCCCTGCGCGGCGAAGGCCATACGGTGCCGACGGTCGATGCCCTGCTCGACCGGCTCGCCGCACTCGCGCAGCCGGGCGACCATGTGGTGTTCATGTCGAACGGCGGCTTCGAGGGCGCGCCGCGGCGGATGGTGGAGCGGCTGCAGGGCTGA
- a CDS encoding efflux RND transporter periplasmic adaptor subunit encodes MSQDAQRSDALLEALRIPRGAGGRAARKRRVPIWLPVLIVLAIGFFALRAMRPIEVETGSARSAAEAGPTSLLDASGFVTARRIATVSSKVTGRVLEVLIEEGQRVTEGELMARLDPVDAAAQLELARAQLASSQSQLAEARSLLALAESSLKRQQELADRKLTSDAALEQAQSDRDARAARLGSLQRAAEVAAEQVAVAELNLANTEVRAPFSGVIIAKAAQPGEMVSPLSAGGGFTRTGIGTVVDMDSLEVNVDVNEAYIGRVQPGMPVDAVLNAYPDWKIPGSVIAIVPAADRSKATVKVRIALDSRDPRIVPDMGVRVSFLEARPDPNAAPPSGALVPERAVVLATPEEGAEGASASDRGHVFVLAEDDSVRRVELQLGDTANGERRVLTGLQGGETVVLSPPDTLQDGVRVARKTSR; translated from the coding sequence ATGAGCCAGGACGCCCAACGCTCCGATGCCCTGCTGGAAGCCCTGCGCATTCCGCGCGGCGCCGGGGGCCGCGCCGCGCGCAAGCGGCGAGTTCCGATCTGGCTGCCGGTGCTCATCGTGCTCGCGATCGGCTTTTTCGCCCTGCGCGCGATGCGTCCGATCGAGGTCGAGACCGGCAGCGCGCGCAGCGCCGCCGAAGCCGGACCGACCTCGCTGCTGGACGCTTCGGGCTTCGTCACCGCGCGACGCATTGCCACGGTTTCGTCGAAAGTGACCGGCCGCGTGCTGGAGGTGCTGATCGAGGAAGGTCAGCGCGTGACTGAAGGCGAACTCATGGCCCGGCTCGACCCGGTCGACGCCGCCGCGCAGCTGGAGCTGGCCCGCGCGCAGCTGGCCTCCAGCCAGTCGCAGCTCGCCGAAGCGCGCTCGCTGCTGGCGCTGGCCGAAAGCTCCCTGAAGCGCCAACAGGAGCTGGCCGACCGCAAGCTCACGTCGGACGCCGCGCTGGAACAGGCGCAGAGCGATCGCGATGCCCGCGCCGCTCGTCTCGGCTCGCTGCAGCGTGCGGCCGAAGTCGCCGCCGAGCAGGTCGCGGTGGCGGAGTTGAATCTCGCCAATACCGAAGTGCGCGCGCCGTTCAGCGGCGTCATCATCGCCAAAGCCGCGCAGCCCGGTGAAATGGTGTCGCCGCTCTCGGCCGGCGGCGGCTTCACCCGCACCGGCATCGGCACCGTGGTCGACATGGACTCGCTGGAGGTCAACGTCGACGTCAACGAGGCCTACATCGGCCGCGTGCAGCCCGGCATGCCGGTCGATGCCGTGTTGAACGCCTACCCCGACTGGAAGATCCCCGGCAGCGTCATCGCCATCGTGCCGGCGGCTGACCGCAGCAAGGCCACGGTCAAGGTGCGCATCGCCCTGGACAGCCGCGACCCGCGCATCGTGCCCGACATGGGCGTGCGGGTGAGCTTCCTCGAAGCCCGCCCCGATCCGAACGCGGCTCCGCCCAGCGGTGCCCTCGTGCCCGAGCGCGCCGTAGTGCTCGCAACACCTGAAGAGGGTGCCGAAGGCGCCAGCGCTAGCGATCGCGGCCACGTTTTCGTGCTGGCCGAGGACGACAGCGTGCGTCGCGTTGAGCTGCAGCTGGGCGACACCGCCAACGGTGAGCGTCGCGTGCTGACGGGCTTGCAGGGTGGCGAGACCGTGGTGCTATCGCCGCCGGACACGCTGCAGGACGGCGTCCGGGTGGCCCGCAAAACGAGCCGCTGA
- a CDS encoding acyl-CoA synthetase: MSAVPSDPSLATALVPLACGPLDRVFALDGAAPVSLQRFLRQARALAETLPAGSHCLNLCEDRYRFMLTLAAALMRGQPTLLPPSRAPSVILEMLERYPDAHCVGDDGLNGCGLERQPPRYTTLPAALAEWTGPIEPLLLPAEALAVIGFTSGSSGPPKAQPKRWGSFSRSTQLNAELLREVAGSGAQILATVPAQHMYGMETSVLLPLLGGFPIHPGRPFFPADIVRGLTELEAPRVLVTTPVHLRALIESGLALPPIAAIVSATAPLPVDLARAAEAASGGRVLEFYGSTETCVIAHRQTAREQAWTTYAGVEIQPRPDGAQIDADWLAAPVLLQDLIELLPQGRFRLAGRAADLLEIAGKRASLGELTRRLLAIPGVQDGVVFLPETAGPVQRVAALVVAPELDEISVLAALREVVDPVYLPRPLKRVNALPRNATGKLPRAALLEALRGAPPLPPPSP; the protein is encoded by the coding sequence ATGTCGGCCGTTCCCAGCGATCCCAGCCTCGCCACCGCCCTAGTACCGCTCGCCTGCGGGCCGCTCGACCGCGTGTTTGCGCTCGACGGGGCCGCACCGGTGTCGCTGCAGCGCTTTCTGCGTCAGGCGCGCGCGCTGGCCGAGACGCTTCCGGCCGGCAGCCACTGCCTCAATCTGTGCGAGGACCGCTACCGTTTCATGCTGACTTTGGCGGCGGCGCTGATGCGCGGCCAGCCGACCTTGCTGCCGCCCTCGCGCGCGCCCAGCGTGATCCTGGAAATGCTGGAGCGCTATCCCGACGCGCACTGCGTCGGCGACGACGGCTTGAACGGCTGCGGGCTTGAGCGCCAGCCGCCGCGCTACACCACGCTGCCGGCGGCTCTCGCCGAGTGGACCGGGCCCATCGAGCCGCTGCTGCTGCCGGCCGAGGCGCTGGCGGTGATCGGCTTCACCTCGGGCAGCTCGGGTCCACCCAAGGCCCAACCCAAGCGCTGGGGCAGCTTCAGCCGAAGCACCCAGCTCAACGCCGAGCTGCTGCGCGAGGTGGCGGGCTCAGGCGCGCAGATCCTCGCCACCGTGCCGGCGCAGCACATGTACGGCATGGAGACCTCGGTGCTGCTGCCCCTGCTCGGCGGATTTCCGATCCATCCGGGGCGTCCTTTCTTCCCCGCCGACATCGTGCGCGGCCTGACTGAACTGGAAGCGCCGCGCGTGCTGGTGACCACGCCGGTGCATCTGCGCGCGCTGATCGAATCCGGCCTCGCGCTGCCGCCCATCGCAGCCATCGTCAGCGCGACGGCACCGCTGCCGGTTGACCTGGCGCGTGCGGCGGAAGCCGCCAGCGGCGGCCGCGTGCTGGAGTTCTACGGCAGCACCGAGACCTGCGTGATCGCGCATCGGCAGACCGCGCGAGAACAGGCCTGGACGACCTATGCCGGCGTGGAGATCCAGCCGCGCCCCGATGGCGCGCAGATCGACGCCGACTGGCTGGCGGCACCGGTACTGCTGCAGGACCTGATCGAACTGCTGCCGCAGGGCCGCTTCCGCTTGGCCGGGCGCGCCGCGGACCTGCTGGAGATCGCCGGCAAGCGCGCCTCGCTGGGCGAGCTCACCCGTCGCCTGCTGGCCATTCCGGGCGTGCAGGATGGCGTGGTGTTTCTGCCCGAGACGGCAGGCCCCGTGCAGCGCGTGGCCGCGCTGGTGGTGGCGCCGGAACTCGACGAAATCTCGGTACTCGCGGCCTTGCGCGAAGTGGTCGACCCGGTCTATCTGCCGCGACCGCTGAAGCGGGTCAACGCCCTGCCCCGCAATGCCACTGGCAAACTGCCGCGCGCTGCGCTGCTGGAGGCGCTGCGCGGGGCGCCGCCCCTGCCTCCGCCGTCGCCCTGA
- the mutM gene encoding bifunctional DNA-formamidopyrimidine glycosylase/DNA-(apurinic or apyrimidinic site) lyase, with the protein MPELPEVETTRRGIEPHLVQRRIARAVLRRPDLRWPIPDEIRDELPGQRIEAVERRAKYLILRAETGDAILHLGMSGSLRVLPAGVPVRAHDHVDLELDDGQLLRFNDPRRFGALLWQVRGQTHPLLAGLGPEPLSAEFSGEHLFRLSRGRAAPVKTFLMDQAIVVGVGNIYAAESLFRAGIDPRRAAGKVSLARYQALAEAVREILAYAIVRGGTTLRDFLAPDGAPGYFEQELLVYGREGQACKLCGTTLKHMALGQRATVWCPRCQR; encoded by the coding sequence ATGCCTGAGCTGCCCGAAGTCGAAACCACCCGCCGCGGCATCGAGCCGCATCTCGTGCAGCGGCGCATCGCGCGGGCGGTGCTGCGCCGGCCCGACCTGCGCTGGCCGATCCCGGACGAGATCCGCGACGAGCTGCCCGGGCAGCGCATCGAGGCGGTCGAGCGTCGCGCGAAGTATCTGATCCTGCGCGCCGAGACCGGCGACGCCATCCTGCATCTGGGCATGTCCGGCAGCCTGCGCGTGCTGCCGGCGGGCGTGCCGGTGCGCGCGCATGACCACGTCGACCTCGAACTCGACGACGGCCAGCTGCTGCGCTTCAACGACCCGCGCCGTTTCGGTGCGCTGCTGTGGCAGGTGCGCGGGCAGACCCATCCGCTGCTGGCCGGGCTCGGACCCGAGCCGCTGTCGGCCGAATTCTCCGGTGAACACCTGTTCCGCCTGAGCCGCGGCCGCGCGGCACCGGTCAAGACCTTTCTGATGGACCAGGCCATCGTGGTCGGGGTCGGCAACATCTACGCCGCCGAGAGCCTGTTCCGCGCCGGCATCGACCCGCGCCGCGCGGCGGGCAAGGTGAGCCTCGCGCGCTACCAGGCGCTGGCCGAGGCGGTGCGCGAGATTCTCGCCTACGCGATCGTCCGCGGCGGTACGACCCTTCGCGATTTCCTCGCGCCCGATGGCGCACCCGGCTACTTCGAGCAGGAGCTGCTCGTGTACGGGCGCGAGGGCCAGGCCTGCAAGCTCTGCGGGACAACACTCAAGCACATGGCGCTGGGCCAGCGCGCCACGGTGTGGTGTCCGCGATGTCAGCGCTGA
- a CDS encoding leucyl aminopeptidase family protein, whose protein sequence is MNGFASAAEAAHACPLILCTEASLDAVLDTLGDAARRWAQAQGFRGLPGTQLTLPEANGGLAGVLVGAVRTDDAWALAGLPLTLPEGTYALDARGLQIERGAAVIGWGLGAYQFSRYRKPARSAARLAVDLEDPALAEAAAVLRASLLTRDLINTPTEHMGPEQLEQAARTLAQAQGAQFTSIVGEALLSERFPAIHAVGRASHRAPRLIELNWGNPSHPRLAIVGKGVCFDTGGLDMKPADGMRNMKKDMGGAAHALALAQLVMAQQLPVRLQLLIPAVENAVGADAYRPGEVIATRAGLSVEIDNTDAEGRVILCDALTYAGETKPDLIMDFATLTGAARIALGPDLPALFANRDDIANDYLAAGEAQNDPLWRMPLWRPYMSYLKSGIADFANAGPSRMAGCITAALYLDRFVAAEQAWTHVDVYSWNDSDRPGRPAGGEAQGLRAAWAFLEQRYRR, encoded by the coding sequence ATGAACGGTTTTGCCTCTGCGGCCGAGGCCGCCCACGCCTGCCCCCTGATCCTCTGCACCGAGGCGAGCCTGGATGCCGTGCTCGATACGCTCGGCGACGCCGCTCGGCGCTGGGCGCAGGCGCAGGGCTTCCGCGGACTGCCCGGGACCCAGCTCACGCTGCCCGAGGCCAACGGCGGGCTGGCTGGGGTGCTCGTGGGGGCGGTTCGCACCGACGACGCTTGGGCGCTGGCGGGCCTGCCGCTGACTCTGCCGGAAGGCACCTATGCCTTGGACGCGCGCGGACTGCAGATCGAGCGCGGCGCCGCCGTGATCGGCTGGGGCCTGGGCGCCTACCAGTTCAGCCGCTACCGCAAGCCGGCGCGCAGCGCCGCGCGTCTGGCCGTTGATCTAGAAGACCCGGCCCTGGCCGAAGCGGCGGCCGTGCTGCGCGCCAGCCTGTTGACCCGTGACCTGATCAACACGCCCACCGAGCACATGGGCCCGGAGCAGCTGGAGCAGGCCGCACGCACCCTGGCGCAGGCGCAGGGCGCGCAGTTCACCAGCATCGTCGGCGAAGCCCTGCTCAGCGAGCGCTTCCCGGCCATCCATGCGGTCGGCCGCGCCAGCCACCGCGCGCCGCGCCTGATCGAACTGAACTGGGGCAACCCCAGCCATCCGCGGCTGGCCATCGTTGGCAAGGGCGTCTGCTTTGACACCGGCGGCCTCGACATGAAGCCCGCCGACGGCATGCGCAACATGAAGAAAGATATGGGCGGTGCCGCGCACGCGCTGGCGCTGGCCCAGCTGGTGATGGCGCAGCAGCTGCCGGTGCGGCTGCAGCTGTTGATTCCCGCGGTGGAAAACGCAGTGGGCGCCGATGCCTATCGGCCGGGCGAGGTGATCGCGACGCGCGCGGGTCTGTCGGTGGAGATCGACAACACCGACGCCGAGGGCCGGGTGATCCTCTGCGATGCCCTCACCTACGCGGGCGAGACCAAGCCCGACCTCATCATGGACTTCGCCACCCTCACCGGCGCTGCGCGCATCGCGCTCGGGCCCGACCTGCCCGCTCTGTTCGCCAACCGCGACGATATCGCCAACGATTACCTCGCGGCCGGTGAGGCGCAGAACGATCCGCTCTGGCGCATGCCGCTGTGGCGGCCCTACATGAGCTACCTGAAGTCCGGCATCGCCGACTTCGCGAATGCCGGGCCCTCGCGCATGGCCGGCTGCATCACCGCCGCGCTCTACCTCGACCGCTTCGTCGCCGCCGAGCAGGCCTGGACCCACGTCGACGTCTACAGCTGGAACGACAGCGATCGCCCCGGCCGCCCGGCGGGCGGCGAAGCGCAGGGCCTGCGCGCCGCCTGGGCTTTCCTGGAACAGCGCTACCGGCGTTGA
- a CDS encoding 6-phosphofructokinase, whose product MSQGKLLYAQSGGVTSVINATAAAVIETARKHKVKVLAAKNGIIGALREDLIDTSKESAAALRDLAHTPGGAFGSCRFKLKGLEENRAQYERLIDVFRAHDIRYFLYNGGNDSADTAHKLSQIAKTFDYPMTCIGVPKTVDNDLAVTDCCPGFGSVAKYTAVSVMEASLDVISMAESSTKVFVMEVMGRHAGWIAAAAGLAQREENDPPQIILFPEIAFDEAKFLAKVKATVEKIGYCTVVVSEGLSHPDGRFVAEAGGKDAFGHSQLGGVGPTIAALVKDKLGYKYHWAVPDYLQRSARHLASKTDWEQAQAVGRAAVEYALAGKNAVMPVIKRLSDAPYRWKIEPAPLSKVANHEKKMPKGYIRRDGYGITEACRKYLAPLIQGEAFPPFGKDGLPRYVTLKNVRVPKKLPAYSIADK is encoded by the coding sequence ATGAGCCAGGGAAAACTGCTGTACGCACAGTCCGGTGGCGTGACGTCAGTCATCAATGCCACCGCCGCTGCCGTGATCGAAACCGCGCGCAAGCACAAGGTCAAGGTGCTGGCTGCCAAGAACGGCATCATCGGCGCGCTGCGCGAGGACCTGATCGACACCAGCAAGGAATCCGCGGCCGCCCTGCGCGACCTCGCCCACACCCCCGGCGGCGCCTTTGGCAGCTGCCGCTTCAAGCTCAAGGGGCTGGAGGAAAACCGCGCGCAGTACGAGCGCCTGATCGACGTGTTCCGCGCGCACGACATCCGCTATTTCCTCTACAACGGCGGCAATGACAGCGCGGACACCGCGCACAAGCTGTCGCAGATCGCCAAGACCTTCGACTACCCGATGACCTGCATCGGCGTGCCGAAGACCGTCGACAACGACCTCGCCGTCACCGACTGCTGCCCGGGCTTCGGCTCGGTGGCCAAGTACACGGCGGTGTCGGTGATGGAAGCCAGCCTCGACGTGATCTCGATGGCCGAGAGCTCGACCAAGGTTTTCGTGATGGAGGTGATGGGCCGCCACGCCGGCTGGATCGCCGCCGCCGCCGGGCTTGCCCAGCGCGAGGAGAACGATCCGCCGCAGATCATCCTGTTCCCGGAAATCGCCTTCGACGAAGCCAAGTTCCTGGCCAAGGTGAAGGCCACGGTCGAGAAGATCGGATACTGCACGGTCGTCGTCAGCGAGGGCCTGAGCCATCCGGACGGCCGCTTCGTTGCGGAAGCCGGCGGCAAGGACGCGTTCGGCCACAGCCAGCTCGGCGGTGTCGGCCCGACCATCGCCGCCCTGGTCAAGGACAAGCTCGGCTACAAGTACCACTGGGCGGTGCCCGACTACCTGCAGCGCTCGGCGCGTCACCTGGCGTCCAAGACCGACTGGGAACAGGCCCAGGCCGTGGGCCGCGCCGCGGTCGAGTACGCGCTGGCCGGCAAGAACGCGGTGATGCCGGTCATCAAGCGCCTCAGCGATGCGCCCTATCGATGGAAGATCGAGCCGGCGCCGCTGTCCAAGGTCGCCAACCACGAGAAGAAGATGCCGAAGGGCTACATCCGCCGCGACGGCTACGGCATCACCGAGGCCTGCCGGAAGTACTTGGCCCCGCTCATCCAGGGCGAGGCCTTTCCGCCCTTCGGCAAGGACGGCCTGCCGCGCTATGTCACCCTGAAGAACGTGCGGGTGCCGAAGAAGCTGCCGGCGTATTCGATTGCTGATAAGTAG
- a CDS encoding fatty acid desaturase, with product MDNAFFSWATGGLFGNAWWLVLGAFLVMAHFTLMSVTIYLHRCQAHRAVDLHPLISHPMRFWLWFTTAMVTQDWVAIHRKHHARCETAEDPHSPQVLGINKVLFHGVTLYQSARKDRTIHAQFGHGTPTDWVERHVYSRFPGLGPSLLLFLNIGVFGVIGITVWALQMLVIPVLAAGVINGLGHWWGYRNFETDDRATNISPWGLIIAGEELHNNHHAFPSSARFALRRFEFDIGWVALRMLSALGLAKILRVAPKLDIRPNLQMPDSDTVRAVLAHRFQVMTDYFRIVVAPHLKADMAGAQANLKALPGRLRRALKDHGRWLKPEQQQKLDSWIAEHPQLAAIYDYRRRLRAVFERTSQGSEATLEALRQWCADAEQSGNAALQEFAQRLKGYRLQPARV from the coding sequence ATGGACAACGCATTCTTCAGCTGGGCCACGGGCGGCCTGTTCGGCAACGCATGGTGGCTGGTGCTGGGCGCCTTCCTCGTGATGGCGCATTTCACCCTGATGTCGGTGACGATCTATCTGCACCGCTGCCAGGCCCATCGCGCGGTGGACCTGCACCCGCTGATCAGCCATCCGATGCGCTTCTGGCTGTGGTTCACCACCGCCATGGTCACCCAGGACTGGGTCGCCATCCATCGCAAGCACCACGCCCGCTGCGAAACCGCCGAAGACCCGCACAGCCCGCAGGTGCTGGGCATCAACAAGGTGCTGTTCCACGGCGTCACCCTGTACCAGAGCGCGCGCAAGGATCGCACGATCCACGCCCAGTTCGGCCACGGCACGCCGACCGACTGGGTCGAGCGCCATGTCTACTCGCGCTTTCCGGGCCTTGGCCCCAGCCTGCTGCTGTTCCTCAACATCGGCGTGTTCGGCGTCATCGGCATCACCGTCTGGGCGCTGCAGATGCTGGTGATTCCGGTGCTGGCCGCGGGCGTGATCAACGGCCTCGGCCACTGGTGGGGCTATCGCAACTTCGAGACCGACGACCGCGCGACCAATATCAGCCCCTGGGGCCTGATCATCGCGGGCGAGGAGCTGCACAACAATCACCACGCGTTCCCGAGTTCGGCGCGCTTCGCCCTGCGCCGCTTCGAGTTCGACATCGGCTGGGTGGCGCTGCGCATGCTGTCGGCGCTGGGCCTGGCGAAGATCCTGCGCGTCGCGCCGAAGCTCGACATCCGCCCGAACCTCCAGATGCCCGACAGCGACACCGTCCGCGCGGTGCTGGCGCATCGCTTCCAGGTGATGACCGACTACTTCCGCATCGTTGTCGCCCCGCATCTGAAGGCCGACATGGCCGGCGCGCAGGCCAACCTGAAGGCGCTGCCGGGCCGGCTGCGCCGCGCGCTGAAGGATCACGGCCGCTGGCTCAAGCCCGAGCAGCAGCAGAAGCTCGACAGCTGGATCGCCGAGCATCCGCAGCTGGCGGCGATCTACGACTACCGCCGGCGCCTGCGCGCGGTGTTCGAGCGCACCAGCCAAGGCTCGGAAGCCACCCTAGAAGCCCTGCGCCAGTGGTGCGCGGATGCCGAGCAGTCGGGCAATGCCGCACTGCAGGAGTTCGCGCAGAGACTGAAGGGCTATCGCCTGCAGCCGGCGCGCGTGTAA